A genomic segment from Dermatobacter hominis encodes:
- a CDS encoding ATP-binding cassette domain-containing protein, which produces MPDPAPSDPGSSGAPDTGEPLVSLRSVGKHFGAVQALTSVDLDIRSGEVLALAGDNGAGKSVLIKCIAGIHHIDGGEIRFDGRQVNIRTPREASALGIETVHQDLALADNLDIVQNMFLGRERARHLLLDEDAMEQAANETLKSLAVSTVRSVRQQVASLSGGQRQSVAIAKAVLWNSKLVIMDEPTAALGVAQTTMVLELVRRLADRGLAVMIVSHNMNDVFQVADRIAVLYLGRMVAVRPAADLDRQIVVDLMTTGRSDRIDVDVDVDASLTGGGA; this is translated from the coding sequence GTGCCCGATCCGGCACCTTCCGACCCAGGGAGCAGCGGTGCGCCCGACACGGGCGAACCGCTGGTCTCCCTGCGGTCCGTCGGCAAGCACTTCGGCGCCGTCCAGGCGCTGACGTCGGTCGACCTCGACATCCGCAGCGGCGAGGTGCTCGCGCTCGCCGGCGACAACGGCGCCGGCAAGTCGGTGCTCATCAAGTGCATCGCCGGCATCCACCACATCGACGGCGGTGAGATCCGCTTCGACGGCCGTCAGGTGAACATCCGGACGCCGCGCGAAGCGTCAGCGCTCGGCATCGAGACCGTCCACCAGGACCTGGCCCTCGCTGACAACCTCGACATCGTCCAGAACATGTTCCTGGGCCGGGAGCGGGCCCGACACCTGCTCCTCGACGAGGACGCCATGGAGCAGGCGGCGAACGAGACGCTGAAGAGCCTCGCCGTCAGCACCGTGCGCTCGGTCCGCCAGCAGGTGGCGTCGCTGTCGGGCGGTCAGCGCCAGTCGGTGGCGATCGCCAAGGCGGTCCTGTGGAACTCGAAGCTCGTCATCATGGACGAGCCCACCGCGGCGCTCGGCGTGGCGCAGACGACGATGGTCCTCGAGCTCGTGCGGCGGCTCGCCGACCGCGGCCTGGCCGTGATGATCGTGTCGCACAACATGAACGACGTCTTCCAGGTGGCGGACCGCATCGCCGTCCTCTACCTGGGTCGCATGGTGGCCGTGCGGCCTGCCGCCGATCTCGACCGCCAGATCGTCGTCGACCTGATGACGACCGGTCGCTCCGACCGCATCGACGTCGATGTCGACGTCGACGCGTCGCTCACCGGGGGTGGCGCATGA
- a CDS encoding sugar ABC transporter permease, producing MTSYEQRPRQRRSVGGADPAATGPLTDPAREAPLDEDPTSADAIHRAELAVSPEVLSTSLSEYVRASLARIRGGEAGLLPVIAGLFLISILFQSLNSNFLTAGNLVNLLIQGAAYMLLALGETYALLLGEIDLSIGFVSGIGGIITAELVRDSTGWPWWAAVLVALIACAGIGILQGSIITRLGVPSFVVTLAGLLGWQGVMLLMLGEGGAIPINNDVINGISSGTLTPLASWIVMLVIVAAFALLTWRREARRRTTGLVSPPWSVTIIKVAAALVAGIIVVLICNTNRGVLVPIEGVPWVVLVVLAVLAAWSVLLGRTKFGRYIYAIGGNAEAARRAGVNLANIRTLAFMLGSFTAGIAGVVYASRLRSVSTALDGGTLVLYAVAAAVIGGTSLFGGRGRAINAVLGGLVIAAIDNGMGLQGYSAAAKYVVTALVLLAAVTIDAVSRRGRVAR from the coding sequence ATGACGTCCTACGAGCAGCGACCCCGCCAGCGCCGGTCCGTCGGCGGCGCCGACCCGGCCGCGACCGGCCCGCTCACCGATCCGGCGCGGGAGGCGCCGCTCGACGAGGACCCGACGAGCGCCGACGCCATCCACCGCGCCGAGCTCGCCGTGTCGCCCGAGGTGCTGTCGACGTCGCTGAGCGAGTACGTGCGGGCGTCGCTCGCCCGCATCCGTGGCGGCGAGGCCGGTCTGCTGCCCGTGATCGCCGGCCTCTTCCTGATCTCGATCCTGTTCCAGTCGCTGAACTCGAACTTCCTGACCGCGGGCAACCTGGTGAACCTCCTCATCCAGGGCGCGGCGTACATGCTGCTCGCGCTCGGCGAGACCTACGCCCTGCTGCTCGGCGAGATCGACCTGTCGATCGGCTTCGTCAGCGGCATCGGCGGCATCATCACCGCCGAGCTGGTGCGGGACTCGACCGGGTGGCCCTGGTGGGCGGCCGTGCTGGTCGCGCTGATCGCCTGCGCGGGGATCGGCATCCTCCAGGGCTCGATCATCACCAGACTCGGGGTGCCGTCGTTCGTTGTCACGCTCGCGGGCTTGTTGGGGTGGCAAGGCGTCATGCTGCTCATGCTCGGTGAGGGCGGCGCGATCCCGATCAACAACGACGTCATCAACGGGATCTCGAGCGGCACCCTGACGCCGTTGGCCAGCTGGATCGTGATGCTCGTGATCGTCGCGGCGTTCGCGCTGCTCACGTGGCGACGCGAGGCCCGCCGCCGGACGACCGGGCTCGTCAGCCCGCCCTGGAGCGTGACGATCATCAAGGTGGCCGCCGCGCTCGTGGCGGGCATCATCGTCGTCCTGATCTGCAACACCAACCGCGGCGTGCTGGTGCCGATCGAGGGCGTCCCGTGGGTCGTGCTCGTCGTCCTCGCGGTGCTGGCGGCGTGGTCGGTGCTGCTCGGGCGGACGAAGTTCGGGCGCTACATCTACGCGATCGGCGGCAACGCCGAGGCGGCCCGCCGAGCCGGCGTGAACCTGGCGAACATCCGCACGCTCGCCTTCATGCTCGGATCGTTCACCGCCGGCATCGCCGGCGTCGTCTACGCCTCGCGCCTGCGGTCCGTGTCGACTGCACTCGACGGCGGCACCCTCGTGCTCTACGCCGTGGCGGCGGCGGTCATCGGCGGCACCAGCCTGTTCGGAGGCCGGGGCCGGGCGATCAACGCCGTGCTCGGCGGCCTGGTCATCGCCGCCATCGACAACGGCATGGGACTGCAGGGCTACAGCGCTGCGGCCAAGTACGTCGTCACGGCGCTGGTGCTGCTGGCGGCCGTCACGATCGACGCGGTCTCCCGCCGAGGTCGCGTCGCCCGCTGA
- a CDS encoding GNAT family N-acetyltransferase produces MTVAVRPAVEADLDLVVALRIEFLREVRGGDLDLSAECLVQTRSFVEREVRAGRLLTWLAFNGEEPVGVVSLLLWPRPPLPEDPRSFEGYVINMYVTPGARRHGLGRELMSVCTDGARDAGARSLRLHPTAAGRPLYEAEGFTDTTRWMELPLPLQGRP; encoded by the coding sequence GTGACGGTCGCGGTCCGCCCCGCGGTCGAGGCCGACCTCGACCTGGTGGTGGCACTCCGGATCGAGTTCCTGCGCGAGGTCCGCGGCGGGGACCTGGACCTGTCGGCCGAGTGCCTGGTCCAGACGCGCTCGTTCGTCGAGCGCGAGGTCCGCGCCGGCCGGCTCCTGACCTGGCTGGCGTTCAACGGCGAGGAGCCGGTCGGGGTGGTGTCGTTGCTGCTCTGGCCGCGTCCGCCGCTCCCCGAGGACCCTCGATCGTTCGAGGGCTACGTCATCAACATGTACGTCACGCCCGGGGCCCGCCGCCACGGTCTGGGCCGTGAGCTGATGTCCGTGTGCACCGACGGTGCCCGCGATGCCGGGGCACGGTCGCTGCGCCTCCACCCCACCGCCGCCGGGCGCCCCCTCTACGAGGCCGAGGGCTTCACCGACACCACGCGGTGGATGGAGCTGCCGCTCCCGCTGCAGGGACGACCGTGA
- a CDS encoding ester cyclase, giving the protein MSENLKMLAEYSNAMFDGDTEAVYDFWAPEFVSHVTERVSPEKVGTDVRGEEQIWWDQVRSAFPDMEFTVGLLIESDDLVVSNWTVRGTHTGTAFFDVEPTGEPVEINGTAILRIRDGKIVEHWGGPHCQKGLGLIQ; this is encoded by the coding sequence ATGTCCGAGAACCTCAAGATGCTGGCCGAGTACTCGAACGCGATGTTCGACGGCGACACGGAAGCGGTCTACGACTTCTGGGCACCCGAGTTCGTCAGCCACGTGACGGAGCGCGTCAGCCCCGAGAAGGTCGGCACCGACGTCCGCGGCGAGGAGCAGATCTGGTGGGACCAGGTCCGCTCCGCGTTCCCCGACATGGAGTTCACGGTGGGGCTGCTCATCGAGTCCGACGACCTGGTCGTGTCCAACTGGACCGTGCGCGGCACGCACACCGGCACGGCGTTCTTCGACGTCGAGCCCACCGGGGAGCCCGTCGAGATCAACGGCACCGCGATCCTGCGGATCCGCGACGGGAAGATCGTGGAGCACTGGGGCGGCCCGCACTGCCAGAAGGGCCTCGGCCTCATCCAGTGA
- a CDS encoding VOC family protein: MSEQQPAVRVTGMDHVVLVVEDVERSVAWYRDELGIPTERLEEWRAGEVLFPSLRLDATTLIDLLPGTPAGRNVDHVALTVDDVDLEAVAASGRFDVVAGPADLFGARGQGIGLYVRDPDGHVVELRTYA; the protein is encoded by the coding sequence GTGAGCGAGCAGCAGCCAGCGGTCAGGGTCACCGGCATGGACCACGTCGTCCTGGTCGTCGAGGACGTCGAGCGGTCCGTCGCCTGGTACCGCGACGAGCTCGGCATCCCGACCGAGCGGTTGGAGGAGTGGCGCGCCGGCGAGGTGCTGTTCCCGTCGCTCCGGCTCGATGCCACGACGCTGATCGACCTCCTGCCGGGGACCCCCGCCGGCCGCAACGTCGACCACGTCGCGCTCACCGTCGACGACGTCGACCTCGAGGCCGTCGCCGCATCGGGGCGCTTCGACGTGGTCGCCGGGCCCGCCGACCTGTTCGGGGCCAGGGGTCAGGGGATCGGGCTCTACGTCCGCGACCCCGACGGCCACGTCGTCGAGCTGCGCACCTACGCCTGA
- a CDS encoding DUF427 domain-containing protein — MTSGHTVTITPGTEHVEVTLGDQVLASSDRPKLLDETGLPRRYYLPREDVRMDLLTPTSFHTTCPFKGEASYWSATVDGEVHDGIVWAYEEPIEAATDIAGHLSFYPERVTITVDGEPLG; from the coding sequence ATGACCAGCGGCCACACCGTCACGATCACCCCCGGCACCGAGCACGTCGAGGTCACCCTCGGCGACCAGGTCCTTGCCTCCTCCGACCGACCGAAGCTGCTCGACGAGACCGGCCTCCCCCGTCGCTACTACCTGCCCCGGGAGGACGTCCGGATGGACCTCCTCACCCCGACGTCGTTCCACACGACGTGCCCGTTCAAGGGCGAGGCCTCGTACTGGTCCGCCACCGTCGACGGCGAGGTGCACGACGGGATCGTGTGGGCCTACGAGGAACCGATCGAGGCCGCGACCGACATCGCCGGACACCTGTCCTTCTACCCGGAGCGGGTCACCATCACGGTCGACGGCGAACCGCTCGGCTGA